A genomic window from Salvia miltiorrhiza cultivar Shanhuang (shh) chromosome 5, IMPLAD_Smil_shh, whole genome shotgun sequence includes:
- the LOC131025902 gene encoding leucine-rich repeat extensin-like protein 6, whose translation MNSRKLLDETPPDLENKCGGCPCNNPCIPPPSPPPPALPPPSPPPPKKQPPPPSNYCPPPPSGGQYPPNPPNIYINGPPGDLYPVDPYYYSGSGRSFSSGLTPFFITAVLGQLAF comes from the coding sequence ATGAATTCAAGAAAGCTTCTTGATGAAACCCCTCCTGATTTAGAGAACAAATGCGGCGGCTGCCCCTGCAACAACCCTTGCATCCCGCCGCCGTCTCCTCCTCCACCAGCGCTACCACCACCGTCGCCACCTCCTCCGAAGAAGCAGCCTCCGCCGCCGAGCAACTACTGCCCGCCTCCTCCTAGCGGCGGCCAGTACCCACCGAACCCGCCTAACATATACATAAACGGGCCGCCCGGGGACTTGTATCCGGTTGACCCGTACTACTACTCAGGATCGGGTCGGAGCTTCTCATCCGGGTTGACGCCATTCTTTATCACCGCCGTTTTAGGGCAGTTAGCTTTCTGA